The proteins below come from a single Candidatus Bathyarchaeota archaeon genomic window:
- a CDS encoding DUF2400 family protein — MATDEITALLIDFINKNSDVADVQWDRRMSPRLLFNPYSEKYEERRIAAHYFLLAASILDDTIVGYPENARMLLTYLHTAFGSSLFEIKKGHLFEEEIVKADFYSDLGPNKKAASENLASVNLFVKTNAERNLLMYAQKFSKPAAFIDDLAQNVPAFSGPHIDRAWIYMRWMVRAEPDLQIYDHMLPEDLYVPLTKENANVAASLGVISYASPSLWRDEKTSADARQRITQYAKRLFPQDPAKVDYPFFLLGRWLKQKTLNRYTLKTALDFLERMQKITGQSQAYYQKMSRYKSGWEKKTALTLLKLHIPYGYETISFPLPNEVYTPDFILEKRVAGRKIILEPHFEMTKRQARKYALFKRTYGHEFLLILLLKNDLIPLYHQRKILTDDVCDDVWPIEFIHLLAEKIRRGTYGQ, encoded by the coding sequence ATGGCCACGGATGAAATCACAGCGCTGCTCATAGACTTCATAAACAAAAACTCTGATGTCGCCGACGTCCAATGGGACCGGCGCATGAGCCCCCGGCTGCTCTTCAACCCCTACTCAGAAAAATATGAGGAACGCCGCATCGCCGCACACTACTTCTTACTCGCCGCCTCCATACTCGACGATACGATAGTGGGTTACCCCGAAAATGCCCGCATGCTACTTACTTACCTTCACACAGCCTTTGGCAGTTCCCTTTTTGAAATAAAGAAGGGGCATCTCTTCGAGGAGGAAATCGTTAAGGCTGACTTCTACTCGGATTTGGGTCCCAACAAGAAGGCTGCATCGGAGAATTTAGCTTCAGTTAACCTCTTCGTCAAGACCAACGCTGAACGTAACCTCCTTATGTACGCCCAGAAATTCAGTAAACCCGCAGCCTTCATCGATGACTTAGCCCAAAACGTACCTGCCTTCTCTGGCCCCCACATAGACCGAGCATGGATTTACATGCGCTGGATGGTTCGCGCCGAGCCTGACCTACAAATCTACGACCACATGCTCCCCGAAGACCTCTATGTGCCACTTACCAAAGAAAACGCCAACGTAGCCGCCAGCCTCGGCGTAATCTCGTATGCTTCCCCTTCGCTTTGGCGCGACGAAAAAACCTCCGCTGACGCACGCCAACGGATAACTCAGTATGCCAAGCGGCTTTTCCCACAGGACCCAGCCAAAGTAGATTACCCCTTCTTTCTTTTGGGGCGATGGCTTAAACAAAAAACCCTTAACCGCTACACCCTAAAGACGGCGCTGGATTTTTTGGAGCGCATGCAGAAAATCACGGGTCAATCACAGGCTTACTATCAGAAGATGAGTCGCTACAAGAGCGGCTGGGAGAAGAAAACGGCTTTGACGCTTCTCAAACTGCATATCCCCTATGGCTATGAAACCATCAGTTTCCCGTTGCCAAACGAGGTTTACACGCCCGATTTTATCCTGGAGAAGAGGGTGGCGGGCAGAAAAATTATTCTTGAACCCCATTTCGAAATGACTAAGCGGCAGGCCCGCAAATACGCTCTCTTTAAACGCACCTATGGACACGAGTTCCTGCTTATTTTACTGCTTAAAAATGACCTGATTCCCCTGTATCATCAACGCAAAATCCTCACCGACGACGTCTGCGATGACGTTTGGCCGATAGAGTTTATTCATTTGTTGGCAGAGAAAATTCGGCGGGGCACCTACGGGCAATAG
- a CDS encoding Mov34/MPN/PAD-1 family protein: MPKQLAVHIPSNILDTIYAGAKELYPRESFLLLRGKKRKDIISVTDLVLAPFAIHGEGEVHFNYFMFAGDLSLVGTVHSHPSGNISPSHVDLNYFFGRVLLIVGPPFQGIGCIAAYDSNGDRVPIEITAPVEDNCEEFYEGIL, from the coding sequence ATGCCAAAACAATTAGCCGTGCATATACCAAGCAACATACTCGACACGATCTATGCAGGCGCCAAGGAACTTTACCCGCGGGAAAGCTTCCTTTTGCTGCGGGGCAAAAAACGCAAAGACATCATCAGCGTAACCGACCTGGTTTTGGCGCCCTTTGCCATCCACGGCGAAGGCGAAGTGCACTTTAACTACTTCATGTTCGCAGGCGACTTATCGCTGGTGGGCACCGTGCATTCGCATCCCTCAGGCAACATTTCACCCAGCCACGTTGACCTCAACTACTTCTTTGGGCGGGTGCTCCTCATTGTGGGGCCTCCCTTCCAGGGGATAGGCTGCATAGCGGCTTACGACTCTAACGGCGACCGTGTACCCATAGAAATCACTGCACCCGTCGAGGATAACTGCGAAGAATTCTATGAAGGCATCCTTTGA